The Bacillota bacterium LX-D genome has a window encoding:
- a CDS encoding isocitrate/isopropylmalate dehydrogenase family protein, translating to MAHNVTLIPGDGIGPEISAAAKKVIDATGVEINWEIVEAGEKVIAKEGTPLPQYVLDSIKKNKVALKGPLTTPIGTGFRSVNVALRKELNLYANLRPAKSLPNVLSRYTDIDLVIVRENTEDLYAGIEHMVGEDAAESIKIITRKASERIVKYAFEYAVREGRKKVTAVHKANIMKCTDGLFLAIAREVAQKYPQIQFEDKIVDNMCMQLVQRPEAFDVLVLPNLYGDIVSDLCAGLVGGLGLAPGANIGEEYAVFEPVHGSAPDIAGQNKSNPLAILMSGILMLEHLGEQAAARNIMEAIKAVLTEKISLTGDLGGNATTDQLADAIISKLQ from the coding sequence GTGGCACACAATGTAACCTTAATTCCCGGTGACGGGATTGGACCAGAAATATCTGCTGCGGCTAAAAAAGTTATTGATGCTACAGGAGTAGAAATTAATTGGGAAATCGTAGAAGCTGGTGAAAAAGTAATTGCTAAAGAAGGCACACCCCTCCCCCAATATGTCTTAGATTCAATTAAAAAGAACAAGGTAGCCCTGAAAGGACCTTTAACAACTCCCATTGGAACTGGCTTTAGAAGCGTAAATGTTGCTTTAAGAAAAGAACTAAACTTATATGCTAATCTTCGTCCTGCAAAATCACTGCCTAATGTGCTCAGCCGCTACACAGATATTGATTTAGTTATTGTCCGGGAGAACACAGAAGACCTTTATGCAGGCATTGAGCATATGGTAGGGGAAGACGCTGCTGAAAGCATTAAAATTATTACCCGTAAAGCTTCGGAAAGAATTGTGAAATACGCCTTTGAATATGCCGTAAGAGAAGGCAGAAAAAAAGTAACTGCAGTACATAAAGCAAATATTATGAAATGCACCGACGGGCTATTTCTGGCTATAGCCCGTGAAGTTGCCCAAAAATATCCCCAAATCCAATTTGAAGATAAAATAGTCGATAATATGTGTATGCAATTAGTACAAAGACCTGAAGCATTTGACGTATTAGTTTTACCTAACCTTTACGGTGACATTGTTTCCGACCTTTGTGCTGGTTTAGTGGGTGGTTTAGGTTTAGCGCCAGGAGCAAACATCGGAGAAGAATATGCAGTCTTTGAACCGGTCCATGGCTCTGCTCCAGACATTGCCGGGCAAAATAAATCTAACCCCTTAGCAATTTTAATGTCTGGTATCTTAATGCTGGAACACTTAGGAGAACAAGCTGCAGCTAGAAATATTATGGAAGCCATTAAAGCAGTGCTAACTGAAAAAATTTCCTTAACTGGTGACTTAGGAGGAAACGCTACAACCGATCAGCTGGCAGATGCGATTATTAGTAAACTTCAATAA
- a CDS encoding glycosyltransferase family 2 protein — MNNAEIIYISSVFLSLVIAYLFFRYLYWGLKARLTYWKKIDGLSIDMLHEEAKKKSLELPFFSILVPARDEADVIACTIDHLAGLNYPKDRYEIMVVTDGKELRSKEKEPAKITTQDVVERKIREFSQLPDMPFLKHSIVPFDFDGRVGGRCTGREVPSTKARALNYAISSISKSTTICAFYDAESRPEADCLLHVAARWLATDGKQKLWQGPVFQVRNFFQLGPLNKLIALYQALAHEWYYPLLMRQLPFLGGTNLYVEKTLLLRIGGYDPKVLSEDLELGVRAYMETGEWPEYIPIVSTEQTPAKYKAYFRQRLRWGSGHLQVYDKLQNATHYPEEKRIPILRTLLWKGHAQWYFYQFMVLAPVFLLLWAWQGGILDKSAVPTDIKAMLQFLTPIYYGFTFYLFYRYCNYINFTVAPKSIAGKVFAVLQLIVLPIAGFFIALPFTTALVLRAMNRQPQVWVKTPRTQEVRVKAS; from the coding sequence TTGAATAATGCAGAGATTATATATATATCTAGTGTCTTTCTTAGTTTAGTTATTGCGTATTTATTTTTCCGTTATCTGTATTGGGGATTGAAAGCACGTCTTACATATTGGAAGAAAATTGATGGATTATCAATAGATATGCTGCATGAGGAAGCGAAAAAAAAATCCTTGGAGCTGCCATTTTTCTCGATACTTGTGCCAGCTAGGGATGAAGCGGATGTTATTGCTTGCACTATCGATCACTTAGCAGGCCTTAACTATCCTAAAGATAGGTACGAGATTATGGTTGTGACTGACGGTAAAGAATTGAGAAGTAAGGAAAAGGAACCTGCGAAAATAACTACCCAAGATGTAGTAGAGAGAAAAATTCGGGAGTTTAGCCAGCTGCCTGATATGCCTTTCTTAAAACATTCTATTGTGCCTTTTGATTTTGATGGTCGTGTAGGCGGAAGATGTACAGGTAGAGAAGTGCCTTCGACGAAAGCCAGAGCTTTAAACTATGCCATAAGTTCAATTAGTAAATCCACGACAATATGCGCCTTTTATGATGCTGAAAGCCGTCCGGAAGCAGATTGTTTACTTCATGTGGCTGCTCGCTGGCTGGCTACTGATGGAAAGCAAAAGCTGTGGCAAGGACCAGTCTTCCAAGTACGAAATTTTTTCCAACTTGGGCCTTTAAACAAGCTGATCGCACTATATCAGGCCTTAGCTCATGAATGGTACTACCCCTTATTAATGAGACAGTTGCCATTTTTAGGTGGCACTAACCTATATGTGGAAAAAACTTTGCTACTTAGAATTGGCGGTTACGACCCTAAAGTTTTGTCTGAGGATTTAGAACTAGGGGTTAGGGCTTATATGGAAACAGGGGAATGGCCGGAGTACATACCTATTGTTAGTACAGAACAGACACCTGCTAAATACAAAGCGTATTTTCGCCAGCGTTTGCGCTGGGGCAGTGGCCACTTGCAGGTTTATGATAAGCTGCAAAATGCTACGCATTATCCAGAGGAAAAAAGAATACCTATTTTAAGAACTTTGCTTTGGAAAGGTCATGCCCAGTGGTATTTTTATCAATTTATGGTTTTAGCACCTGTGTTCTTGCTTCTTTGGGCATGGCAAGGCGGTATACTTGATAAAAGTGCTGTACCGACAGATATTAAAGCAATGCTGCAGTTTTTGACCCCTATTTATTATGGATTTACTTTTTATTTGTTTTATCGGTATTGTAATTATATTAATTTTACAGTGGCGCCGAAAAGCATTGCCGGAAAGGTCTTTGCAGTTTTGCAATTGATTGTTTTGCCTATTGCTGGTTTTTTTATTGCCTTGCCTTTCACAACTGCTTTGGTGCTAAGGGCTATGAACCGTCAGCCTCAAGTTTGGGTAAAGACCCCACGAACTCAGGAAGTTCGCGTAAAAGCTTCTTAA
- a CDS encoding glycosyltransferase family 4 protein — protein sequence MRVLMLTWEYPPHSVGGLAKHVEEISEALVKQGVDVHVLTFGSNTDAKKENRNGVIVHRVEAYDHMVPNFFSWVHQLNFCFIEEAIKLFKQYKSFHIIHAHDWLSAYAGRVLKHAYTLPLIATIHATEAGRNQGLHTDDQRYINSIEWWLTYEAWKVIVCSSYMRNEVQSLFQLPADKIKVIPNGVDQRKFTRNTDNHPKEKIIFFVGRLVREKGVQILLEAAPAILANEPSAQFWIAGNGPMEQELKQQARALGIEHRVNFLGYINAEMRDRIFRRVSLAVFPSLYEPFGIVTLEAMAAGVPVVVSDTGGMGQIVTHGVNGLKAYPGNSQSLAINVIQALKNHVLQQELKKNGLLLIDKVYNWDKIAFQTRKVYSEVYAEYRKSSWSKEPQVHFLDGLRKGIR from the coding sequence ATGAGAGTTTTGATGTTAACCTGGGAATACCCTCCCCACAGCGTGGGAGGATTAGCCAAACATGTGGAAGAAATTTCAGAAGCCCTTGTTAAACAGGGGGTTGATGTCCATGTTTTAACTTTTGGTTCTAACACTGATGCAAAAAAGGAAAATAGAAATGGAGTAATTGTGCACCGGGTAGAAGCATATGACCATATGGTACCAAACTTTTTTTCCTGGGTCCATCAGTTGAATTTTTGTTTTATTGAAGAAGCTATTAAGCTTTTTAAACAGTATAAGTCATTTCATATTATCCACGCCCATGATTGGTTGTCCGCTTATGCGGGAAGAGTATTAAAACATGCTTACACACTTCCATTAATTGCCACAATCCATGCCACTGAAGCTGGTCGAAACCAGGGATTACACACTGATGATCAGCGCTATATTAATAGTATTGAATGGTGGTTGACTTATGAAGCTTGGAAGGTTATTGTGTGCAGTTCATATATGAGAAACGAAGTCCAAAGTCTATTCCAACTTCCTGCGGATAAGATAAAAGTTATTCCTAATGGGGTTGATCAAAGAAAGTTTACTCGCAATACAGATAATCACCCTAAGGAAAAAATTATTTTTTTTGTGGGACGTTTAGTTCGGGAAAAGGGAGTTCAAATACTATTAGAAGCTGCTCCGGCAATTTTAGCGAATGAACCTTCGGCCCAGTTTTGGATTGCTGGCAACGGTCCCATGGAACAAGAGCTAAAACAGCAAGCTAGAGCTTTAGGGATAGAACACCGAGTAAATTTTTTAGGCTATATTAATGCTGAAATGCGAGATAGAATTTTTCGCAGAGTAAGCTTAGCTGTTTTTCCCAGTTTGTACGAGCCCTTTGGTATTGTAACTTTAGAAGCTATGGCAGCGGGAGTGCCTGTTGTGGTTTCAGACACTGGAGGAATGGGTCAAATAGTTACCCATGGAGTTAATGGCTTAAAAGCCTACCCGGGAAATAGCCAATCTTTAGCTATTAATGTTATTCAGGCTTTAAAAAATCATGTCTTGCAGCAAGAATTAAAGAAAAATGGACTCCTCTTAATTGATAAAGTATATAATTGGGATAAAATTGCATTTCAGACTCGAAAGGTCTATAGTGAGGTTTATGCAGAGTATCGGAAAAGTTCTTGGAGCAAGGAACCTCAGGTCCATTTCTTAGATGGATTGCGTAAGGGCATAAGATAA
- the gatA gene encoding Asp-tRNA(Asn)/Glu-tRNA(Gln) amidotransferase subunit GatA has protein sequence MELYEQTAHELRDLLIKKEISSQELTEAFCEHIAQVEGYVQAYVTTTREQALKAAQDFDQKLAKGEETAPLAGIPMALKDNMSTKDIRTTCSSKILENYIPPYDATVVKKLQATGMVMLGKLNMDEFAMGSSTENSRFFQTKNPWDLERVPGGSSGGAAAAVAASEAAYTLGSDTGGSIRQPAAYCGVVGLKPTYGLVSRFGLLAFASSLDQIGPLTKDVTDCALVLQQIAGHDPLDSTSANLPVPNYQEALVPDVKGLKVGVPKEYFAAGLDPEVEKIVQQSIRQFEDLGAIIEETSLPHTEYALPAYYVIAPAECSSNLARYDGVRYGYRDTDAQDIVSMFMKTRDEGFGQEVKRRIMIGTYALSSGYYDAYYLKALKVRTLIKQDFDQAFAKYDILLTPTTTSPAFKFGEKSADPVSMYLSDICTVTINLAGVPAISIPCGFSNGLPVGLQIIAKPFGESTLFRAAYAFEKATNYHEQRPQLGVK, from the coding sequence GTGGAGCTTTATGAACAGACAGCTCATGAATTAAGAGATCTGCTAATTAAAAAAGAAATTAGTTCTCAAGAATTAACAGAGGCATTCTGTGAACATATTGCACAAGTTGAAGGATATGTACAAGCCTATGTAACTACAACAAGAGAACAGGCTTTGAAAGCAGCCCAAGATTTTGACCAAAAATTGGCTAAAGGTGAAGAAACAGCTCCCTTAGCAGGTATTCCAATGGCTTTAAAAGATAATATGAGCACCAAGGATATTCGCACAACTTGTTCTTCAAAAATACTGGAAAATTACATACCTCCTTATGATGCTACAGTTGTCAAGAAACTACAAGCTACGGGAATGGTTATGCTGGGCAAACTCAACATGGACGAATTTGCCATGGGGTCTTCTACAGAAAATTCCCGTTTCTTCCAAACTAAGAATCCCTGGGATTTGGAAAGGGTTCCTGGCGGTTCCAGTGGTGGAGCGGCAGCAGCTGTGGCAGCAAGCGAAGCGGCCTATACATTAGGTTCTGATACAGGAGGCTCCATTCGTCAGCCTGCAGCATATTGCGGTGTTGTAGGCTTAAAACCAACCTATGGTTTAGTTTCCCGCTTTGGACTATTAGCATTTGCTTCTTCTTTAGACCAAATCGGCCCTTTAACGAAAGACGTAACAGATTGTGCACTAGTTCTGCAGCAGATTGCTGGCCACGACCCCTTAGATTCAACTTCAGCCAATTTACCTGTACCTAATTATCAGGAAGCTTTAGTGCCCGACGTAAAAGGCCTAAAAGTAGGAGTGCCTAAAGAATATTTTGCGGCAGGACTAGACCCGGAAGTGGAAAAAATAGTGCAGCAATCCATTCGCCAGTTTGAGGACCTAGGTGCCATAATTGAAGAAACGTCCTTACCCCATACAGAATACGCACTGCCAGCTTACTACGTTATTGCTCCGGCAGAATGTAGTTCCAATCTGGCCCGCTATGACGGAGTTCGTTACGGCTACCGGGATACAGATGCCCAGGATATTGTTAGCATGTTTATGAAAACTAGGGACGAAGGATTTGGACAAGAAGTTAAAAGAAGAATTATGATCGGAACCTATGCTTTAAGTTCTGGCTACTATGATGCTTACTACTTAAAAGCTTTAAAAGTTAGGACTTTAATCAAACAAGATTTTGATCAGGCATTTGCCAAATATGATATTTTACTTACACCTACAACTACTTCACCTGCTTTTAAATTTGGTGAAAAATCGGCGGATCCTGTATCTATGTATCTTTCGGATATTTGTACTGTAACCATTAATCTAGCAGGTGTACCAGCCATATCCATTCCTTGCGGTTTTAGTAATGGACTACCTGTGGGACTGCAAATTATTGCCAAACCTTTTGGTGAGAGTACATTGTTTAGAGCAGCTTATGCTTTTGAAAAAGCAACAAATTATCATGAACAAAGGCCACAGTTGGGGGTGAAATAA
- the gatB gene encoding Asp-tRNA(Asn)/Glu-tRNA(Gln) amidotransferase subunit GatB, with product MAAEYEAVIGLEVHVELKTKSKIFCGCTTEFGGEPNTHVCPVCLGLPGVLPVLNKKVVDYAIKAGLALNCQIASFSKFDRKNYYYPDLPKNFQTSQYDLPIAEHGFLDIEVDGVEKRIGITRIHMEEDAGKLMHSGETIVSSTSSLVDYNRTGVPLIEIVSEPDMRSAEEARAYLEKLKAIIEYTEVSDCKMEEGSLRCDANISVRPKGTEKFGTKVEIKNMNSFRALQRAVEYEIERQIDLNEDGGKVIQETRSWDDTKGVTVSMRSKEEANDYRYFPEPDLVPLVIDKEWVDSIKETMPELPDARKKRLVEEIGLSSYDASVITSSKDLAEFFDRTMEHYQDAKIVANWLMGELLRLLNAKGQTIKESPITPQALAELLILQDKGTISGKIAKQVFEEMFNTGQSAENIVKEKGLVQISDEGAIGAIVEKVIANNPQSVEDFKNGKKQAIGFLVGQVMKETKGKANPALVNKLLNEKLQNI from the coding sequence ATGGCAGCAGAATATGAAGCAGTTATTGGTTTGGAAGTTCACGTCGAATTAAAAACAAAATCTAAAATCTTTTGCGGCTGTACTACAGAATTCGGAGGAGAACCCAATACTCATGTTTGTCCTGTCTGCTTAGGATTACCGGGAGTTTTACCTGTTTTAAATAAGAAAGTTGTAGACTATGCTATTAAAGCGGGACTAGCCTTAAATTGTCAGATTGCTTCTTTTAGTAAATTTGATCGCAAAAATTACTATTATCCAGATTTACCGAAAAACTTTCAAACATCCCAATATGATTTACCAATTGCAGAACATGGTTTTTTAGATATTGAAGTAGATGGAGTAGAGAAAAGAATCGGCATTACTAGAATCCACATGGAAGAAGATGCAGGAAAACTAATGCATTCAGGAGAAACAATTGTTTCTTCCACTAGTTCCTTAGTAGACTACAATAGGACTGGTGTTCCTTTAATCGAAATTGTCTCCGAACCCGATATGCGCTCAGCAGAAGAAGCTAGAGCTTATTTAGAAAAACTAAAAGCAATTATTGAATACACAGAAGTATCCGATTGTAAAATGGAAGAAGGTTCTTTAAGGTGCGATGCCAATATTTCCGTTCGCCCCAAAGGCACTGAAAAATTTGGCACCAAAGTAGAAATCAAAAATATGAATTCCTTTAGAGCTTTACAAAGAGCTGTAGAGTACGAAATTGAGCGGCAAATTGACCTAAATGAAGATGGGGGTAAAGTTATTCAAGAAACCCGTTCGTGGGATGATACCAAGGGAGTTACGGTTTCCATGCGTAGTAAAGAAGAAGCAAACGATTATCGTTACTTCCCAGAACCGGACCTGGTACCTTTAGTAATAGACAAGGAATGGGTTGACAGCATCAAAGAAACGATGCCGGAACTGCCGGATGCTCGAAAAAAACGCCTAGTAGAAGAAATAGGCTTATCCTCTTATGATGCTTCTGTTATAACAAGTTCTAAAGACTTAGCTGAATTCTTTGACCGAACCATGGAACATTATCAAGATGCTAAAATAGTTGCTAATTGGCTAATGGGTGAATTATTAAGGCTTCTTAACGCCAAAGGGCAAACCATAAAAGAATCTCCCATTACTCCTCAAGCTTTAGCGGAACTCTTAATTTTGCAAGATAAAGGAACCATCAGCGGGAAAATTGCTAAACAAGTTTTCGAAGAAATGTTTAATACAGGACAATCTGCAGAAAATATAGTTAAGGAAAAAGGCTTAGTGCAGATTAGCGATGAGGGTGCCATTGGGGCGATAGTTGAAAAAGTTATAGCTAACAATCCCCAATCCGTTGAAGATTTTAAAAATGGCAAAAAGCAGGCTATAGGTTTTCTGGTAGGGCAAGTAATGAAAGAAACAAAAGGAAAAGCCAACCCTGCTTTAGTTAATAAACTACTGAATGAAAAACTACAAAACATCTAA
- the glyA gene encoding serine hydroxymethyltransferase, with protein sequence MNLLAEMDQEVAEAIKLELNRQKNKIELIASENFVSRAVMEAQGSVLTNKYAEGYPGHRYYGGCEYVDIVENLARERVKKLFGAEHANVQPHSGASANTVVYLACLQPGDTVLGMNLAHGGHLTHGSPANLSGSIYNFIPYGVDRKTQRIDYDQVAELAKEHRPKLIVAGASSYPRIIDFSKLKEIADEVGALLMVDMAHIAGLVAAELHPSPVPYADFVTSTTHKTLRGPRGGLILCKEKYAKAIDKALFPGLQGGPLMHVIAAKAVAFKEALEPEFKAYQEQIIKNAAALAETLSAKGLDLVSGGTDNHLILIDVRSRNLTGKEAEERLDEIGITANKNAIPYDPQSKEVTSGLRIGTPAATTRGFKEDDMVAVAKIIDQTLSADFGQNKESLKLMVEGLCAKAPLYTDLI encoded by the coding sequence ATGAACTTACTGGCTGAAATGGACCAGGAGGTTGCCGAGGCAATAAAATTGGAATTAAATCGGCAAAAAAATAAGATTGAATTAATTGCTTCAGAAAATTTTGTCAGTAGAGCTGTCATGGAAGCCCAAGGCTCTGTGCTAACGAATAAATATGCGGAAGGATATCCTGGCCATCGCTATTACGGAGGTTGCGAATATGTAGATATTGTAGAAAACTTGGCTAGAGAGAGGGTCAAAAAATTATTTGGAGCAGAGCATGCCAACGTTCAGCCCCATTCTGGTGCCAGTGCTAATACTGTCGTTTATCTGGCATGTTTACAGCCAGGAGATACTGTTTTAGGCATGAATTTAGCTCATGGCGGCCATTTAACTCACGGCAGCCCGGCTAACCTTTCTGGCTCAATTTACAACTTTATACCCTATGGTGTAGATCGAAAAACTCAGCGCATTGATTACGACCAGGTGGCTGAGCTGGCTAAGGAACATAGGCCTAAACTGATTGTAGCCGGAGCTAGCTCTTATCCGAGAATTATCGACTTTTCCAAGCTAAAGGAAATTGCTGATGAAGTAGGAGCTTTATTAATGGTAGATATGGCCCATATTGCTGGTTTAGTTGCTGCAGAACTTCATCCAAGCCCAGTTCCTTATGCTGATTTTGTCACCTCCACCACCCATAAAACCTTGCGTGGGCCCAGAGGAGGCTTAATTCTCTGTAAAGAAAAATATGCTAAAGCAATTGATAAAGCTCTTTTCCCTGGCTTGCAAGGGGGACCTTTAATGCATGTTATTGCTGCAAAAGCAGTGGCTTTTAAAGAAGCTTTAGAACCTGAATTTAAAGCATACCAGGAGCAAATTATTAAAAATGCTGCTGCCCTGGCGGAAACTCTTTCGGCTAAAGGTTTAGACCTGGTTTCCGGAGGGACAGATAATCATTTAATTTTAATTGATGTACGCAGCCGTAATTTAACAGGTAAAGAAGCAGAGGAGCGTTTAGATGAAATAGGAATTACGGCTAACAAAAATGCCATTCCATATGACCCCCAAAGTAAGGAAGTTACCAGTGGGCTTCGAATTGGTACTCCGGCTGCAACAACAAGAGGTTTTAAAGAAGACGATATGGTGGCTGTGGCCAAAATTATTGACCAGACCCTATCTGCTGACTTTGGACAAAACAAAGAAAGTTTGAAACTAATGGTGGAAGGACTTTGTGCCAAAGCGCCTTTATATACGGATTTGATTTAA
- the gatC gene encoding Asp-tRNA(Asn)/Glu-tRNA(Gln) amidotransferase subunit GatC, whose amino-acid sequence MSISKQEVEHVAMLARLELTEQEKESYTKELNAILGFMDKLNELDTSNVTPTAHVLNITNVLREDEVRPGLDRELVLQNAPAKKEGQFRVPRIV is encoded by the coding sequence GTGAGTATTAGTAAACAAGAAGTAGAGCATGTAGCTATGTTGGCTCGTTTGGAACTGACAGAACAAGAAAAAGAAAGCTATACCAAAGAACTAAATGCCATCCTTGGTTTTATGGATAAGCTAAATGAGTTGGATACGTCTAATGTTACGCCTACAGCTCATGTATTGAATATAACTAACGTTTTACGTGAAGATGAAGTTAGACCTGGTTTGGATCGGGAACTGGTTTTACAAAATGCACCTGCTAAAAAAGAAGGACAGTTCCGTGTTCCACGGATTGTATAA
- a CDS encoding MoxR family ATPase, whose translation MEITLDWLKNAMAETGYISEDEINMAVFLALNLEKPLLITGAPGVGKTELAKVLSKIFQTELIRLQCYEGLDESKALYEWNYQKQLLSIQLGKEQGANKIEQDLFSENYLLPRPLLKALRAEQKPVLLIDEIDKTDEEFEAFLLEILSDFQVSIPELGTVRANQIPIVVLTSNAERELSDGLKRRCIYLNIDYPRIDKELAILNAKVPGIDRRLAQEVAKAVQLVRSLEIQKKPSIAETIDWAKALVLLGAENLTPNLVEKTTNLLLKDKHDVDNFNRDMGSRCLCSKVQGRECNE comes from the coding sequence ATGGAGATTACTTTAGATTGGTTGAAGAATGCAATGGCAGAAACTGGATATATTAGTGAAGACGAAATTAATATGGCTGTTTTTTTGGCCTTAAATTTGGAAAAGCCATTATTAATTACGGGGGCTCCTGGGGTAGGAAAAACGGAATTGGCCAAGGTCTTAAGCAAAATTTTTCAAACAGAGCTTATTCGTCTCCAGTGCTATGAAGGCTTAGATGAAAGTAAGGCTTTATATGAATGGAACTACCAAAAGCAGCTCCTAAGTATTCAGCTAGGTAAAGAGCAGGGGGCTAATAAGATAGAGCAAGATTTATTTTCAGAGAATTATCTGTTACCTCGTCCATTACTTAAAGCACTGCGTGCGGAGCAAAAACCAGTATTATTAATTGATGAAATTGACAAAACAGATGAAGAGTTTGAGGCCTTTCTACTTGAAATTCTTTCTGATTTTCAGGTATCCATTCCAGAGTTAGGAACAGTTCGGGCTAATCAAATTCCTATTGTGGTCTTAACTAGTAACGCTGAGCGGGAACTTTCTGATGGGTTAAAAAGACGCTGTATTTATCTTAATATCGACTATCCTAGGATAGATAAAGAATTGGCCATTCTGAACGCTAAAGTTCCCGGCATTGATCGGCGTTTGGCTCAAGAAGTGGCTAAGGCAGTACAGCTAGTCCGCAGTTTAGAGATTCAAAAGAAACCATCTATTGCTGAAACAATTGACTGGGCGAAGGCACTAGTACTTTTGGGTGCAGAGAATCTAACGCCAAATTTAGTGGAAAAAACCACTAATTTACTCTTAAAAGACAAACATGACGTAGATAATTTTAATCGGGATATGGGTTCCCGCTGCTTGTGTAGTAAAGTACAAGGACGAGAGTGCAATGAGTAA
- the nifV gene encoding homocitrate synthase — MTKHITIVDTTLRDGEQTAGVVFANPEKLRIAKMLDKIGVHQIEAGIPVMGGDEKTVIKEIVNCGLKASIMGWNRAVVADLKHSLDCGVDAVAISISTSDIHIEYKLHSTREKVLASMVEACEFAKKHNLYVSVNAEDASRSDMDFLIRFAKEAKEAGANRLRFCDTVGILEPFSTYEKIKTIIDEVGIDVEMHMHDDFGMAAANTFAGIRAGATHAGVTVNGLGERAGNAALEEVVMALKYLDKNDLNFKTEMFREIAEYVSRASGRQLPAWKSIVGSNMFAHESGIHADGALKNPLTYEVFKPEEVGLERQIVIGKHSGTAAIKAKFKEYGIVLEEKAATDILALVRAHAVELKRCLFDKEVMYIYEEYTKQANN, encoded by the coding sequence ATGACTAAACATATAACTATAGTTGATACAACCTTACGTGACGGTGAACAAACTGCAGGCGTGGTTTTTGCTAACCCAGAAAAACTGCGGATCGCTAAAATGTTGGACAAAATAGGAGTTCATCAGATTGAGGCGGGAATCCCGGTTATGGGAGGAGATGAAAAAACTGTTATTAAGGAAATTGTCAACTGTGGATTGAAGGCTAGCATTATGGGCTGGAATAGGGCGGTTGTTGCCGATCTAAAGCACTCCCTGGATTGTGGTGTAGATGCAGTTGCCATTTCCATCTCTACCTCAGATATTCATATAGAGTATAAGTTACATAGCACACGAGAAAAAGTTTTAGCCAGCATGGTTGAGGCTTGTGAATTTGCTAAGAAACATAATCTCTACGTTTCCGTTAATGCCGAAGATGCATCGCGTTCTGACATGGATTTTTTAATTCGTTTTGCCAAAGAAGCTAAAGAGGCTGGAGCAAATCGCCTTCGCTTTTGCGATACAGTAGGTATTTTGGAGCCATTTTCCACTTATGAAAAAATTAAAACAATTATCGATGAGGTAGGTATTGATGTGGAAATGCATATGCACGATGATTTTGGCATGGCTGCAGCCAATACATTTGCAGGAATTAGGGCAGGAGCTACTCATGCCGGCGTTACCGTCAATGGCTTAGGGGAGAGGGCTGGAAATGCTGCCTTGGAAGAAGTAGTTATGGCTTTGAAATATTTAGATAAAAATGATTTAAACTTTAAAACAGAAATGTTTCGAGAAATTGCCGAATATGTATCTCGTGCTTCCGGACGTCAGCTGCCGGCTTGGAAATCCATTGTTGGCTCCAATATGTTTGCCCATGAATCCGGCATTCATGCCGATGGTGCTTTAAAAAATCCATTGACTTACGAAGTATTTAAACCGGAAGAAGTTGGTTTAGAAAGGCAGATCGTCATTGGTAAGCACTCTGGAACGGCAGCCATTAAAGCTAAATTTAAGGAATACGGTATCGTGCTGGAAGAAAAAGCAGCAACTGATATCCTCGCTTTAGTCAGAGCTCATGCTGTGGAACTGAAAAGATGTTTGTTCGATAAAGAAGTAATGTATATTTATGAAGAATATACAAAGCAGGCTAATAACTAA
- a CDS encoding carbohydrate-binding protein encodes MTDHRRSNFDDTDMRLLEMREADFPGGVVVDPTPITLGEEVTVLYYGLLKESGADQVWMHCGYGDARSWYNINDIRMEKTQRGFAKKIKVNDSSRLNFCFKDSANNWDNNNGVNWSFEVHDGEQI; translated from the coding sequence ATGACTGACCATAGACGCAGTAATTTTGACGATACCGATATGAGGCTTTTAGAAATGAGGGAGGCAGATTTTCCAGGCGGCGTTGTAGTAGACCCTACACCTATTACATTGGGTGAAGAAGTTACAGTTCTTTATTATGGACTGCTCAAAGAAAGTGGTGCAGATCAGGTTTGGATGCACTGCGGTTATGGAGATGCTAGAAGTTGGTATAATATTAATGATATTCGGATGGAGAAAACCCAACGTGGTTTTGCTAAAAAGATTAAGGTTAATGATAGCAGTCGTCTAAACTTCTGTTTTAAAGATAGTGCCAACAACTGGGATAACAACAATGGCGTCAACTGGAGTTTTGAAGTTCATGACGGAGAGCAAATTTAA